A stretch of DNA from Lycium ferocissimum isolate CSIRO_LF1 chromosome 4, AGI_CSIRO_Lferr_CH_V1, whole genome shotgun sequence:
CACACAAATCCATACACTCAAACTAGTTTATAATTGAAAACAATTTAGATTCGTCATCTCGGGCTTCTcaagatttttgaaaaatgtaaTCGAAACGTACCTTTAACTTTTGTGAAGAATCGAAAATGAGTGAAAAACCTCTATACCTTTGGATGACCAATTAGAACAGTGATTTGGACATCGTCAACTAGATTCTCCGTAAGACTAGAGtatgaaatatccttaagattgttggaaatcttacagaaaatacttgatcacgaacgcTGCAGGAATTCTTcatagcttgaggcatgtcaattaagacactctccttaaggatatttcacccggtatgggTGTATCTCCTAgaattcaacaagctcttctagtataaAAGTAGGAGCcaaaatctaacaaagatttcacaaaaaaagaaaacccaacacaacatcatatagaagaaagaatatttctttattatctATCTACCACCAAAGAAAATAACTTAAGTCTTTCTTAGTTCAAACCATTCACTGTACAAacattccaatatctatcaatgGCCAAACAGTTTTTCATCATAATTGTGTCCTTCATTAGCCTTAATGTCAAAAAACGGTTTTGGTCATTAAACAATTTAATGACTGTTGAGCGTTTGTCCATTTTAAGCAATAAGACTCATTAAATGAAaacaaattaattgtttatttttgATGAAGCTAGATATTATTTAGTAAATATGGATTTAAGcatttctttttgagatattctgattattttcttaacaaagAACAAGtttataatttttacatttaaaaaagaaaagacaaaaaagaagagaatgaaAACTAACTACTACTATCCAACTACATAATGCACGTATCCCATCCTCCCATTTCCATCCCACATTCTCGGCACACACGCCTGCACATAATGAACACATAATTGAAATCCGCCGCCTGAAACACAGCATATACGAGGGCACAAGCAcagaagaaaataagaataaaagCAGTTCGTCTTCTTCACCTTATAACTTGAATTTtctctgtgtgtgtgtttgtCTGTGTTGCAGGTACCATAGCAGATTTTGTATTAGTTGTAAGCATTTAAAATTGCTATTGTCATGCTAATTCTTTACTCCAGCGGTAGATTTGCATTTCTTTATCATTGTGATTCATGAAGGCCCATTTTATTTGTTTCTATATGTTATTTTGTGAGTTGTTTTTGCAAGAATAAATGCCAAAGTTGATTATGTTTGACAAATTAAACGCTTGGGTGACATGGAACCTTTTCCTTCATCTATGCAGATAAGAAGAACATGGGTAACCGTATCagtttttcaaattcaaatcgGATAAACTTCTTTTCATAGTTTATGgttttgaaatttcaaatccaataaactAATTTGGGTGAACAGCTTTGTGTTGTTCCCAcaatttttacttctttttcatGAATATTTTTAGGTATATTTGTATAATCATATAACAATCTTTTTgggcaggggcggagccaggGTGGTGGAAGGGGGTTCCGAACCCCCTTCGCCGAAAAATTGTATTGTATATGTAAGGCGAAATTTGATATTTACGTGGATATAATCCATATTGAACCCCCTTGGAACAACTGAGATGTTTAGCGCAGTGGTCATGGGGGCCTATGTGTCCCAAAAAAGAACGTGCTACGCCCGGCCCCCTTTTCAGTAGATGAGATTAAGATTTTCGCCTACCTGATGGAGGTCGCGAGTTCAATATCTGCTCACAacaatattttcacttttttagcTGTCTCCTTTCCCTCTTTCATGCATAGGATACCCTTTTCCATCGTTAGTCCAAGTAAGGCCCAGATACCCTTTTCCAGCATTAGTCCAAGTAAGGCCCAACTGCCCACGGATATAATTGCTTATTTTACATTGTAGGTCTCTTATAAACAAATGTTTAGATtaagaacataatttttggaTTATTTTAGTACTATCAGCGTTTATACCAAATGTAGCATATTTAAACAAAATACTACTTCCTcattttcaatttatgtgaacctttttGAAGTACGAGATTCAAACTTTATAATTTTGACCGaaattttgacatagatttttcaaattagtaaaaataaaatttatatatttagaaattacataaaaagtactataagtcatgataatttatatttcaaattattttgaaaaaatataaggAAAACGTGGTCAACGAACTACCTTGTAGACTCCCCAAATagtaataggttcacataaattgaaacagagggagtagtaaatACTATAGcttttatcataatttttttaccttttccaGAAAATTAGGGAGACATTTGGATTATATTTTTTCCCCCtcttatttcataaattatagtattattttttttccattcaaGAACCTTGACGATTTTCAAAGATAATATATGATTGAAGGGGTACTAAttcgaaacaaaaaaaaaagtttaaaagaaagaaaactgcaaagttagaaggaaaaaaaagcgcgagaaattttaagaaactcGATGGAGAAGGGAAAAAGTaggaaaaattattaaatgggTCATGAGTTAAATTTAGAGGGTTAAGGTTAATCTTCGCCACCCTGCCCCACCCCGTGCCATCTATCATCCTTTGGTTTTCGcgtgtttacttctttatatccCGAACCCCCTTGCTGAAAATCCTGCTTCCGCCACTGTTTTTGGGCATTCAACAGGGTATGGTTTCACAATCTTGTCATAGGTACAtgtttgtttcctttttttctttctttcctactatattatatataaatataaatatagatttaGACTAAAATGTGGATTTCTGAATTGAAAATAAtgtatttaaattttgatttgaaaGCTAAACTATGTTGttgagttttattttattttatccaGGTGCATCGAAGGCAGACGAGCAATCTGCATAATATTCTCTCCTCCTTGCTGAAAACATCTGCAACGAGCTTGGCGGGAAGGTATTTCGTCAAATCTAATTTCCTACTTCATTTATTCTTTATGAGTTCTTCAGTGTTTAAGATGCTCTCCTCTATTCCTTTTACAAATCAGAGATAGTTTCAAGTGCATCTAAGTATGCAGAGAGGTTCATGGTAGGTTTTGGATATGCATGGACAACGGGGCTTTAGGAATactaaaacatgaaagttgttgattgattctaatataaatttatttcaTGATCATCAAATTATCTGTATTCAAGTACAGCGAAATTGGATAATGTTCATGTTAGTTAATGAGattataacatttttatttataatataaaataaaaataaatatgatcTTAGAATCCCATCTTTTCAGCTATCTTATCCTAATATCTTATTATATAAAGTTCTAActtcctttcatgattttacCGCTTTAGATTTAGCATTATCGTCATATATctgaatttttcaaataaagtcgGTTAGTTAGAGTGGACACATTGACACACCGTTCTTGAATTTGAATCTATATCCTAATCACTATAAGTATACCAGCtgaattgaaatttaaaaaaaaaaaaaaaaaaaaaaaaaaacacatgaaACATGTCATATCTTCATCTTTGGAGCATTGAGATGATTCCTTTTTATATCTCTTAGCACAAACAAATTAATATTCATAGTTTAATTTTTCACGAGCTTCTACTTCTTTAAGATTTTTCTTCCATCAATACACATATATGATTAAATTGAGTTTGAATTGAAAGATGTgattatttgcttcttttttagTTGGTTTGTATAAATGATTCTAAGAAACTAATCCTATTAATTTCTGACTTTTTTTGCAGATTATGGtgtagaaatatatatatatatatatatatatatatatatatatatatatatatatatatatatatatatatatatatatatataatatatatatatagaaggatAAGACATATTTAAATTTGAGATGAGAAAGTCTTTGAATTATGATCAGAAAAATCGTACTCTACAAATAAGGTCACCTAACTTATAtcttaataaatattaaataaaaacaaatataatttaaattcatatgtaggtaatatcaataattaaaactaaaaTTCAATATATCATATTGTAAACAAATTATAAGTAGTTAAAAACCATCATCTAAATTATAGGTGAGAGacactaaattaaaaaaagtagtTAAAAGATATTATAGTAAACAAATGCATGCAAGAGGATAATGTGTGACggtatttattattttgattaattttgtaaaataaataattacatAATGCTAAAAGTTATTGTTTTCAAATTTAGACAATGAACTAAGCTTAtaatattgttttatttttcaaaagtattaACTATAATCACTTGAGGTGCTAAATATGCTCACATTCTCTCATCTAAAATTTACAATATCATTTTACAACAAGCTGAATCTTGAAATTGTTCAATGAACCTGTATATTTATGATTAGGTTTCTCAACTAACCGTGCATCGCATGAGTACGTGTGCTAGTGATGTgtaaaacaaaatacaaatgcTCGTCGTACCCACGTATATTGGGTCGATATATGTGGCTGGTGGCATAGTCTAATGATGTGCCGCGGATTTGTGGCACATTCGACACCTTTTTActatgaattttggttgttttcaaGTAAGTCTGGGtcattttaatgtgtttttgttgtgttttaggAATACGATGGcccaaaagcaaaaacaaaggaaaaaggaaaaaatgccCAGAAATGAAGATTCGACGTTCCGTCGATTGATCGACGGACCGTCCTTTGAAGCGTCAATAAATTCAATATTCCAATGATGGTCTTAGCTGAAAAGGACAAAGGACGGAGGCATCGACGAAGCGTCGAACTGATCAACGTTTCGTCCTTTGTATCGTCGAACAGATTTGTcaacaagaagagagaaagacggAAGACTCGACGGAGTGTCGAACTGGTCGACGGCATCGTCGAATGGACCATATAACTAAAGAAACAAAGGACGGAGGAATCGACGGATCGTCGAACTGATCGACGGTCCGTTGATCTTGCCACCATGGGCAATTTTGTCAACTGTTGCTGTGCGTTTTTGGAGCCtatttaaagaacattttaggTTTTTGCTCAATATCTGATTTTTCTCCAACATTTAATATTAGTTCCATTGGTGAGTGAGCATTGAATACACCACTTTTGGAGCTAAGTGAAGACAAAAAGATTCCATTTCCACCATCTTTATTACactttgtaagctttatgtCTCTATTATTGCGTACTACTTTTGTGACCAATATGTGTGAGTagtttctttaatcaaagtTGTGGACCTAAATGACTGGTGTTATGTAATGGGTGTCtaacattacatatatatatatatatatataatgggttgtgatgtattttattatttctcatattcattgttagttagtggttgcaaacacttACTTATGcacaaaccctagttttgtttggaaagatgaactagggtttgagttgaaataatataacaaggGCTCGGGGCGCTAACCCTTATTTAATGAACTCACTTAGGGATAAGATGAGTTCTACTTGGCATATTTAATCAGTCTTACTTgcaacttttctatatttgggaaaatcatgaaaagaaatactttctaactattgaaaaatattagggaagtgcattagagattaagtgcatacaAAACCACGACCCATTAGAAATTNNNNNNNNNNNNNNNNNNNNNNNNNNNNNNNNNNNNNNNNNNNNNNNNNNNNNNNNNNNNNNNNNNNNNNNNNNNNNNNNNNNNNNNNNNNNNNNNNNNNGTTATCCAGTCAATTCGTTGTGGCTTTGCACATTCCAAAGGATAGTAGTACTCGCCAGTGTATTTATGTCTTAATTTGACCTGAGCACCGAGTTTAGTTAAAATGTTATagatttctttaaattttatgatcttaaattaagTTGTGTGTAGTcttaatcttgtgatcttaaacttgccatgtaaaatgttaaagttggaaACTTACTAAATGtagaaagagacactcttttGGGACAACACtttaaattgggacagagggagtactaattTTCTAGAGAACAGATGTTACATTATCGAAAACTTGGCATTTTGAGTTATATAGTAGTAATTAGGATGGGCTAGATACTTGTAATTGCTCTCTTATGTGAGCCATTTCTGTTGCCAAAAACTCCTTCAATTCATTGACTGCATAATTTGTGGTTAGCCTTTCACTTAGCTAGTGGAAGTTTCTGTATATGACATGAGAATTGAGAACAACATTGAAAATAAGCAAATGAAGACCGAAGAGATTAATTATCAGCATGCTGACTAGCAAATTCGCCAAGCTCTGATTTAATATTAGCATTATTATCTAGAGAAAAAGCCTCTGAATTAACAGAgacactttttttcttcttttttttttttttgcagagtTTGTAATTATCAAGAGGTCTATCTCGAGAGCTTTTAAGAAAGTATTTTAACCAAATACTTCCATATTACGATATAACTAATTATGACGAAAATATTCAAGCAGCAGTGTCTGCAGTTTGATTAAACAAGtaagtattttctttttctcatggGCAGCTGTGGTTAGATATCGAAAGGGTTAATTTCACACAAGATTGTTAGACCTTTACCTGTTGCATCAATAagttgaaatatattttttttaaaataaaaattactgaATTATTGTGCTAATTTCTCAAGAAATACATctcaaagggaaaaaaaatcaaattgtcCCTAATTAAACAAATGCTTTTTGAGCAAGTTGGGCTAATTTTACCTATAACCTAATGCTAAATCTGGTTTGATTATATACCCCCAAAagattgttgttggtattggaaAAAACTATGCAAGATCAGGGACATCTTTGCTCCTGGATATGTGCAACAGGGCTGGCTTAAACCATCAGGAAAGTACACTATTGCAAGTGGTTATAGGTGGAGAAGAGGTGAAATTGAGCAATGGCCATGGTACAGATGGGTGTGGAGCAAAGGGACTATCCCAAAACACAGCTTTATATGTTGGTTGGCACTATTAAATAGATTGCAAACTAAGGACAGGTTGCTTAAAATGGGAATTAGCCAGGTTGATAAATGTTTGCTATGTGAGTCAAGTACGGAAACTGTggcaggtgttctttgagtgTCCTTTTTCCCAGCAGTGCTTGCAAGATACATTGAACTGGCTAGGAAAAGGGATCATAAAGAGAATCTACATGGATTTGGAAGAGAATAACTTGGAGCACAAAAGGAAGAGGTTGCAGAGAATTGGCTATAGCTGCTTTGGCAGCATTGATATATCGAATATGGAAGGCACGTAACAGTGCCTTATGGGAGCACAAAGTTGTACAACTAGCACTAGTAGCTGCCCTGTCAAGCTTGAATGCACGTATAGGAGGGAAATCTTTTTACAAAGGAAGCAAAACAGTATAGCAAAAGCATGGATAGATACTATACTTAGCTAGAGTATAATCTTACTTTCACGTATAGAGGATTAGAATAAGTAGCAGCAGGGAGTTTGTTGTTTATTTCACTACATTGTAACTGTTCGTGGagatcaataaaaaaaaaaaaatcaccgaaaaagaagaaagaaggaaatttttCTGTAAGGTTGGAGCTTGATAAACACTCAACCCGTTATGAAAAAATATCTATTAGAGCTTTGACTATTAGCTATTGTCTGCATCCTTTGCTGAGCTCTCACCAAGTGAAAATTGGCAAGCTGGAACTTGAGCTCCCTAACCAACAAGAGATCCTCAATGAAATCAGAATCAACATTCCCAGATAGTTATGGTAATtagttttggggggggggggggggggatggttAATCATATAGAAGCTTAAAGGAGTAGCATAATGAAAGGTGGAATTATACCACCATTTAGCTAAGGGAAGGAAGTTGGACCAATCCTATGGAGAGTGATCAGTGCAGAAACACCTGAGGTAAGTTTTAAGACATCTGTTAAGCACCTCAATCTGGCCATCAATCTGAGGGTTGTAGGTAGTGGAAATCTGAACTCTCTAGTGTGATAAAAATTCTTACCAAAAAGAACTGATATAGATGGAGTCCCTATCACTGATGATGATAGTAGTTGGATGCCCACGTACGGTAATTAAAAGTATGATTCAGGAATGTAAGTGCTAAAGTTCAAGCACAATAAGGACGAGCCAGGCCTATAAAGTGACCATATTTGGTAAACCTGTCACGCAAATAACAAATTACTTTTTTGATTTGAGCAAGCCTTCTATAAAATTAAACTCAAACTCATTTCAATTTACAAGGCAAGGAGGGAAAAAAGGGCAAGATATACATCTGATAGGTCGGCCAAATATatatcactacaagaaaaactatatttggcaacaaattttttttttgttgccatagattgattattgttgcaaaaagtacttttagcaacaaaaaaaaatattttgttgcatgAACTTTTTCCCAACTACCGTTTATTGCAACAACGCGGgtaacaacttttttttttttttgttgccaaaagtactttttgcaacaataataattttatggtaaaaaaattagatttttagcaacaaaaaaatcatttgccaacaataaaaataagttgttgccaaatgtaaaattttttgttgcatttctatactttcttgtagtgataaTTATATCCACTAgcaaatatacataaattaaCACTATTATTTTGGGTATATTATACATCTGCCGATAGCCAAATATATTATACTTATATTATACATCTGTTGGCTATTATTTTGGATGATGGTtatacaaaatcaaaatcacCCATAAGAACTAGCCCTAGTTAAAATTCTCCATCTCAGGTTTAGATTTCCTTGATGAAAAATTCCTTTATTTCACTCCACACCACAAATGAAGAGTTGATATATTTTCTTGTTGTCCTGCTTTATCTCTTTATAAACTTCGACAGCATTAATGGGTGGCGGAAGAGTTGATGTCACAGTTTTATTAATGACAACATGGTACCTCTCGACACCAGATCCCGGAGACACTGTGTACACCATCGACGTCAACAAATAGTTGGGAGACATAGGTCCATAAAAGAGGTTATCATTAGCATAAATGTTGAATCCCCTTGTTTGTGTCACTGGCAATTCGACCACTTCGGCGAAgtacatgtatatgtaaaaCCTATCTGTGATTTTATCAGCGTTCCAGTAAAAGGACACCGAGTCGTCGGTCGAGGTCAACGGATCCGGTGTCACAGCCATGCTCAGCACCACTGACGGTACTCGGTAAAGGGTGTCAATTAATatgttttgtgttgtattaATAGTGACCGTTTTCTCAAAAGAAAATGGCATCCAAATTCTATCGTATGCATCATAGCTATACCTGTGTATGGAGAGAAAACAAACAATTGTTAACGAATGCATCCATCTTGATAGTAAAAAGACAAGTATGTATAGTAACTATACAAAAAATTTATGGGAGGACCAAAGTAAGTAAAATCAGTTTAATTTTTTATACacacaaaatttgaaaataatttaatattatatatcaactcatttaaaaagtaaattatAATTCACTTTGTATTACAAGTTCGGGTTGATATTCTGCAAAAGATGGGAAGTGATCTATTACAGCATGTAAAATTACACCAATAGTGTAAAcatttaagttatacatattgtTAGTGTATATACTACCAACTGCTGGTAAGTCTCCATAAAATGATGTAATTCAATACGAAATCTTATCATTCAATATTTATtcttgaataattttttatttaatacttttgtatgttgttgttgttgttaaaggCCGCAACGGTATAAGTTATATATTTATGTCACAACACTATATTAGATCTTAATATAGCATACGAAAATCTTGATCTTGTAAACCTAAAGAGATTGAATAAACGTACCTAAAGTAGTGATTGGTTAAGGAGCCGAAGTTGAGGACGTACGAAAAGTTTCAATGATCTACTTATAGTAGCGTACATGGTAATATTGAAAGGCCTCAACTCTAAGGCTGAAATAAAAGGAATTGTCGTGTCTGTCTTGCGCAGGGCGACCCACGTTGTATCAAGTGGGATCAATTGAACCCACTTCGTCCGGAAATTATACTTGTATGTATATTGGAAATTTGGTTGAAAACAGAATTTTTCAATAGAATGTTATGTTGAACCCACTTGAACGAAGCCACAAATTCTCCGGCGAGATGGTAAGCGGTTCAAAAGGCATCTTAAGATAGAGAGTTCGACCCGCTTATCTACGTTTTTATGCATTTTGTTGGTTATTTGTGGTTTGCACGTGAGGGTCCttcctttctaatttctaccATGTACTAAATCTCTTCTTTCTATTTACTACTTTGTAAATGTATGTATTCTACTAGCTCTCTTTACTCTCCTTTAATAAGATTTATTCTAAAGtccattttacttttttttaaaaaggtaaaaCTTGGGgtgattttatttctttctttcatagGTTTGGTTCTTTTTAGTTTAGTTTATGTTGGAATTGTATAGTTTGGTTAGATTGAAATTTCCAATTTAGTTTATTagctatttttatttaattttttgtgcATCTATCAATTATCAGTTTAGTTAAAATATGCATGTGTCATTTATGAAACTATTtacctttttattatttttgtgaaTTACAGCTTTT
This window harbors:
- the LOC132053919 gene encoding putative leucine-rich repeat receptor-like protein kinase At2g19210 is translated as MAVTPDPLTSTDDSVSFYWNADKITDRFYIYMYFAEVVELPVTQTRGFNIYANDNLFYGPMSPNYLLTSMVYTVSPGSGVERYHVVINKTVTSTLPPPINAVEVYKEIKQDNKKIYQLFICGVE